The proteins below come from a single Thalassotalea ponticola genomic window:
- a CDS encoding DMT family transporter, which produces MQVSRDNIAGLLLALNTAIMWGVLPLALISVLQLMDAYTITWYRFIFATAFVSLMLYKRNKIPTSLLQKKGLLKRLFIASVFLSLNYILYLSSLYFIPAETAQMLIQMAPFMMLVGSVFFLKESFSRGQMVGSLLLITGLLLFFNQQFSQASQIPRSDFITGFIIMLGAASTWAVYAIIQKQMLSHYSSNQIMWVLYVFASLFFLPFASPSAATELNLITLLLLLFCCANTLIAYGTFAKAMEYWPASKVSAVLAVTPLLTVLFAAIAESIWPTLFQAQQLNTLAYVGAGLVVIGSMLTALGNKLLNRNTLRYIRRLVRL; this is translated from the coding sequence TGTGTTACAACTGATGGATGCATACACCATTACGTGGTATCGATTTATATTTGCCACGGCATTCGTTTCCCTGATGCTGTACAAACGAAACAAGATACCCACCTCGTTGCTACAAAAAAAAGGCCTACTCAAACGCTTGTTTATCGCCAGCGTGTTTTTATCGCTTAATTATATTTTATATTTGTCGTCTTTGTATTTCATTCCCGCTGAAACGGCGCAAATGCTTATTCAAATGGCTCCGTTCATGATGTTGGTCGGATCCGTGTTTTTTTTGAAAGAGAGCTTCAGTCGTGGCCAAATGGTTGGTTCACTGCTGTTGATTACAGGTCTACTGCTGTTCTTTAACCAACAGTTTAGTCAAGCAAGTCAAATACCGCGTAGCGACTTTATCACCGGTTTTATTATTATGCTGGGGGCCGCTTCAACTTGGGCCGTTTATGCCATCATTCAAAAACAAATGCTGTCACATTATTCATCGAATCAAATCATGTGGGTGTTATACGTTTTTGCCAGCTTGTTCTTTTTGCCTTTTGCCAGTCCTTCGGCAGCGACAGAGCTTAATCTCATCACTTTATTACTACTGTTGTTTTGCTGCGCGAATACGTTAATTGCTTATGGTACGTTTGCTAAAGCGATGGAATATTGGCCGGCCAGTAAAGTCAGTGCCGTACTGGCAGTAACACCGTTGCTGACCGTGTTGTTTGCCGCCATCGCCGAGTCCATCTGGCCGACGCTGTTTCAAGCGCAACAACTCAATACGCTAGCGTATGTTGGCGCAGGCTTGGTGGTCATCGGTTCAATGCTTACTGCATTGGGTAATAAACTATTAAACCGCAACACACTGCGTTACATTCGACGTTTGGTGCGTCTGTAA